One Helianthus annuus cultivar XRQ/B chromosome 7, HanXRQr2.0-SUNRISE, whole genome shotgun sequence genomic region harbors:
- the LOC110866785 gene encoding cullin-3A-like has protein sequence MSKDVGVDDVFFFNDKFSSKFYRVNMGSVVAQKESEPETQETRQRVQEDRKFQIEAAIVRIMKARRVLDHDNIVAEVTKQLKSRFSPNPVVIKNRIESLIEREYLEQDKGDKKKYRYLP, from the coding sequence ATGAGCAAAGACGTCGGAGTAGATGACGTGTTTTTCTTTAACGATAAGTTTTCTAGCAAGTTTTACAGGGTGAACATGGGGAGCGTGGTTGCACAGAAGGAATCTGAACCTGAAACACAAGAGACACGACAGAGAGTCCAGGAGGACCGGAAATTTCAGATAGAGGCGGCGATTGTTAGGATTATGAAAGCACGACGTGTCTTGGATCACGATAATATTGTGGCTGAGGTTACAAAGCAATTGAAGTCGAGGTTTTCACCGAACCCAGTTGTGATAAAGAACAGAATCGAATCACTTATCGAAAGGGAGTATTTAGAGCAGGACAAAGGCGATAAGAAGAAGTATCGGTACTTGCCTTGA